gcccccactattaatctgacACTCAggccccactattaatctgccactctgcccccactattaatctgccactcAGGCCAcactattaatctgccactctgcccccactattaatctgccactcaggccccactattaatctgccactcaggccccactattaatctgccactctgccccccactattaatctgccactctgccccccactattaatctgccactctgccccccactattaatctgccactctgccccccactattaatctgccactctgccccccactattaatctgccactctgccccccactattaatctgccactctgcccccactattaatctgccactctgccccccactattaatctgccactctgccccccactattaatctgccactctgccccccactattaatctgcccccactattaatctgccactctgccccccactattaatctgctaCTCTGCCCCCCctattaatctgccactctgcccccCACTATCTGTCTCTTTATCCCTCTGTCACTCACGCGATGCTGACGAAGGCTGCGTTGCCTCCGTAGAGGAAGGAGCGGTTGAGGACCTGCAGGATGAAGGTGAGGTactggagagggaggagaggagaggaggcgcaGATGGAGAAGAGGAGGCACTGGAGGGaggtgaggaagagggagagagaggaggagcgcaGGTCTGCCTCCTTATCTGTTTCTCctatagagggaggaggtgagagaaaGGTTGGGTGAGGATgatgatggacacacacacaccagaaccaTGGCCATGCTCATTAGGCATGAAATAggataaaacatatatatactAGACTGAAACAGGAGGTAGGCCTTCTACCTGAACAAATAAGGATACCCATTTTCGTCTTTAATTGCTTAACATTTTGCTATTTTGTGCTCTATTGAACACCATCATGTTGTTGCTAAGCTAGAGCCATGTCACCCACCTGGAGCCAGAGGCTTCCCCTTGTGTCTGTCCATGATGAGGCCGTTCCAGGGAGCACAGAGGACCCCAAACAGCTGGGTGAAGGCAAAGGCATTGGTGTACTGactcactgagagagagaggggggagaaagagagaaggggggagagagtatTTAGATTCATTCAGTGAACCTATGCTttggtgtgtgcatgcgtgtgtgtggttTACCCAGGGCTGAGTCGTTGTCGGCCAGCCGGTTGAGCATGGGGTTCAGTGTTCCGATGAAGAGGTAGTGTCTCAGCTGCATGACAGACAGCCACACCAGATGCCACAGGAAGAACCACGACTGCACACAGCTCCtgaaactggccactgagtgtgtgtgtgtgtgtgtgtgtgtgtgtgtgtgtgtgtgtgtgtgtgtgtgtgtgtgtgtgtgtgtgtgtgtgtgtgtgtgtgtgtgtgtgtgtgtgtgtgtgtgtgtgtgtgtgtgtgtgtgtgtgtgtgtgtgagagagaggaaaaacaTTTGAGTCAACAAAATGCACCTTCCATTCCCCGGCCAGATTAAAGATTGTAGTTGGCCAAACGACACCTTTCCCAGAGTCTTCCGAATGCTGCCCGTCATCAGACTGTAGGGGCATGTCGTCGGTCTCCGCTGGCCCCTCCCCCTCTGATGTCATCCCCGTCTCTCGCGTCTTCTCAAACTCCTCTACGTTGTAGCTGTTGGACTTTCCAGGGTTCACGCTGTTGAAAAGGAGGCAATCAAATATGTTTATCATCAGGGTCACCCATCTGATATGAATGCATGTCATTGAGACTAACCTAACAAATCAATACCATTTGTTAAATGCCAAACACAAATAATGATTAATAATGATTTAATTTCGTTTTGCATTTATCTATGAACATGTACAGGACTTTTTCCTGCCCAAGTAATCTGACAAGGAAACACTCCATGGTCTGGAAAACCCCCAGGCCCTCTGCGAGTCGTAGTTCTCTAGGTAACAACTACAACCTCCATACATACTATGGCATTATGTATCATAGGGCCTGGTCAGATTAATACTGTCATATGTGTGGGAGTTGTAGTTCTCACCCATAGGTGAAGCCCTCAGGGAGTGGGTAGGGAATGTGGGTGTTGGGCATGAGGAAGAACGTCCTGAGGAGGTGGATGACACTGCAGACGGAGAGAATGAGGAAGGAGGAGCGGAGGGAGACCCCTCCTTCATACATCACctgagacggagggagagacgcACGGAGAGAGGGATAATCAGAGCCACCAATGGATAGCTATTAAACGACCATGACTACATATAAtaaaaatatcatcaatatatgggatatatatacaaatataatCAATATATGGGatatatatacaaatataatCAATATATGGGatatatatacaaatataatCAATATATGGGATATATATACAATATCTACAAATATAATCATTATATGGGATatatctacaatatctacaaATATAATCAATATATGGGATATATCTACAAATATCTACAAATATAATATTATATGGGATATATCTACAAATATAATATTATATGGGATatatctacaatatctacaaATATAATCATTATATGGGATATATCTACAAATATCTACAAATATAATCATTATATGGGATATATCTACAATATCTGAAAATATAATCAATATATGGGATATATCTACAATATATACAAATATAATCAATATATGGGATATATCTACAAATATAATCATTATATGGGATatatctacaatatctacaaATATAATCAATATATGGGATATATCTACAATATATACAAATATAATCATTATATGGGATatatctacaatatctacaaATATAATCAATATATGGGATATATCTACAAATATCTACAAATATAATATTATATGGGATATATCTACAAATATAATATTATATGGGATatatctacaatatctacaaATATAATCAATATATGGGATATATCTACAATATATAATCAAATTAATCTGTTTTATACACTTGGCCTTTAAGGCAGTTATCTAGTAACCTGACGAGCAGAGCATTTTTCTCTCAGAGAGAGGCCTCTGtcctgtaggctacagtatgtgTGAGTTCTGTGATACCTTGATGATGAGGAAGACAGCCGAGGAAGAGTCGAAGGCTCCATTATAGAGGGTGATGATGGTGGAACGATGGGAGCCAAACAGGTTCCCAACCTATAGTAGCGAACAACAGTTCAACAAGTGTGGACATTCATCCAAGAAGAATACATCCACCCATATAGTACACAGTAGAAATACAGTATCCATATAGTACACAGTAGAAATACAGTATCCATTTAGTATACAGTAGAAATACAGTATCCATATAGTATACAGTATCCATATAGTACACAGTATAAATACAGTATCCATATAGTCACAGTAGAAATGTCCATATCCATATAGTATACAGTAGAAATACAGTATCCATATAGTACACAGTATAAACACAGTATCCATATAGTATACAGTAGAAATACAGTATCCATATAGTACATAGTATAAACACAGTATCCATATAGTATACAGTAGAAATACGGTATTTACTGAATAAATATCAGTTTTATGTGCCAGACAAAATAGTGTGTGACATACACCTGTTACACAGATGTAATGAATACTGTTTGTACTGTCTGGAACTGTGTTGAAACTGAGGAGTCATGGCATGCTGCTGTACCTGTATGTTTGTGATGAGGAACAATATACCTCCCACTGCGATGAAGGACAGGGCTGGGAACAGCAGCATGGACAGAgctattagagagagagatagagagatagagagagagatagacacagagacagcataGGTCAAGTTCAATCTCTACTCATCCAACATTCTACACTAGGAATGTGCTCTTCCTAATGCTTTTGCAGGGTCcccgtccccagtccacctggtcgtactGCTGCTCTAGTTTCTGCTGGTCTGCCTGACGTGCTACCTtatcccggacctgctgtttcaaccctctctctccttctcccggtgtctctctctctcgacctgtCTCTCGACCTCtaaatgctcggctatgaaaagccaactgacacttactcctgaggtgctgacctgttgcaccctctataaccactgtgattattatttgatccTGCTGGTCATCGGTGAACGTtcgaacatcttgaagaacggtctggccttaatggccatgtactcttataatttCCACCGGGAACagccagagcctggttcctctctaggtttcttcctaggttcctgcctttctagggagtttttcctagccactgtgcttctacatctgcattgcttgctgtttagggttttaggctgggtttcctTACAAgccctttgtgacatctgctgatgtaaatagggctttatataaatacatttgattgattgtcttTGTTCATTTATCAAATACACAAATATCAAGAGCTGTTCTGATTGAATAACAACCGTTATACTGTACAGTCTATGTTCACCTGAACTGGAGAAGGCAACCATCAGTGTACCAGTGGTGTAGAGACATCTGAGGGGAAACACAGAGCAGAGGTAGATAAAGAGGTGTCACACAGTGGGTTATGGTCTGTTAAACTTTAGTCGGTGACACATTTCTCACTGGGTCAGAAGACAACCTCAATAAACCTGTAGAAGTTAGATTAAAATATGCATCCACATTCTACAAAAACAATGACTGAGTAAACCAGGAATGGACCCTCACCTTCCCACCCCCTTTTGACTCAgtgactcactcactctctctcgtcTAGGCGACGGTCTAGCTATAAACTTACTGAAGAATTGTAATTAATTGACTATGTGTAAATAAACTCTGTGGATGTCCTGGAAATACTGGTCAGAGGTCAGGACCTAGTTATATCCTTTAAATGTTAACATTGTAAGAATTATTTGCAATGGATATGCCATATATCACATTGTATATGGGTATATCGCCATCCTTACCTGACCAGggcaggaaaaactctgggccctagtaaTGAAGCCTGGATTTCTGTAGTTTAAAAAAGACTCACATTCCCAGAAGCCTCGTTGCCATGGTGCCGAAGCGGTCGAAGATGAATCCGTTGGGAAGCGTGAGGAAGTTGTTCATAAAGGAGGTGACGGTGAAGACCAGGGAGAACTGTTCATCCTGTCCACTACAgtctgagagagatggagggatggggagagagattaGGGATGATGAAGACCAGGGAGACCTGTTCATCCTCTCCACtacagtctgagagagagagatggagggatggggagagagattaGGGATGATGAGGACCAGGGAGAACTGTTCATCCTCTCCACTACAgtctgagagagatggagggatggggagagagattaGGGATGATGAAGACCAGGGAGACCTGTTCATCCTCTCCACtacagtctgagagagagagatggagggattggGAGAGAGATTAGGGATGATGAGGACCAGGGAGAACTGTTCATCCTGTCCACTACAgtctgagagagatggagggatggggagagagattaGGGATGATGAAGACCAGGGAGAACTGTTCATCCTCTCCACtacagtctgagagagagagatggagggatggggagagagattaGGGATGATGAAGACCAGGGAGACCTGTTCATCCTCTCCACtacagtctgagagagagagatggagggatggggagagagattaGGGATGATGAAGACCAGGGAGAACTGTTCATCCTGTCCACTACagtctgagaaagagagagatggagggatggatgaggagagagagtgcgggggaggggggatggggcagagtgagagatgaatacagaaagagaggaatacagagagagatagagagggggagaaagatagAAGTCCTTCAGTTTTCTAGTATGAACTCCTCAGATGTGCTTCATATTCTATTCCAATCTATTCTATTCTGTCATATTGAACTGAATAGCATTGAACTACTCACCTGTTTCCACTGTACTGTTGGGTCCAGTAGTCAGATTGACACAGAAGTCAGCGAAGTATCCATCTGTCTTCAGGACGAAGACCAGCGATGCCCAACCGAAGACCACACCGGCGAAACACAGACACTCCACCAGCCCTGTGGCCAGGGTCAGTCTGTAGCGCAACCCTACCCCTCCCCCCTCGCATCCCAGCATCCTCGCTGATTAACAGACTGActgcctgactggctggctggctgactagctACCTGCCTGGCTGACTGAGTCCTTGCTCTGACTGGCTTGCTGGCTGACCGACTGATAGCTAcctgcctggctgactgactgactccctgctctgactgactggctggctgcctgtTTAACTGTCACTCAAAGGACTGTTCTTGTTGTCTTATTAATGTGAGGTTAATGGGTGACTGTATTCAAAGAGACCCCTTTTCTATCCTCTGACTCTTATGTCTTACTTTTCTATAtgtcctccctcgctctctctccctcgctctctctctctccctctctatccctcttgatACTTGCTTTGAGTATTTGAGAGTGACTGGCTGAAAAGTAGCTGTATCACTAGAAGGGAGTGCTGGGTGGGAGAGATAAGGCGTGGCATTCCAATTCAAACTGCACTATCAGAAAATATACTGGTTAACTCCCCTTCTTCTCAATCAATGGCTGTTAGAGATAACACGTTTTATGACAGGTTTCAAACACCTAAGACTTGAAGTGGTAGTGGTGGCCATAGTAGAAATAATAGCAGTAGAATTTGAGTTCATAGCACACTAACATGAGTCGTCATAATAGTAGGCCTAGTGGTTAAACCCACGAGGAGTGGGACGTTTCTCAACCTGCAGTGTGAACTGATGAACGGTCGCTCTCACAGCCCCTCTGTCTATAGAtgtgtttctcttcctctccttcctcacttcctctcctttctcccttcCTTGTTGTTCCActttgtgtttatttccctcttTTCTTCAGTGTGTAACTCATGACTTTTGTTCATTCCTTTGTTGCCATTTCATAAATGATCCTGTCATTTGCTTTGAGAGAGAGGCGATTGTTCATCTTCCCCCTAAAATATACACGTGAAGAGGCATCACAACACGTGTCAGGTGTAATAATGCAATaacaattaataataataatacatagtGCACATCAAACACTAAGGATAAATAATTATAATACAAGTTCGGAAATCGGAATAATACAGCCTAGGGACTATCGGCTACGGTCTAATGcgtagtttttattttatttttattttaccgttattttaccaggtaagttgactgagaacacattctcatttgcagcaacgacctggggagtagttacaggggagaggagggggatgaatgagccaattgtaaactggggattattaggtgaccatgatggtttgagggcca
Above is a window of Salvelinus namaycush isolate Seneca unplaced genomic scaffold, SaNama_1.0 Scaffold66, whole genome shotgun sequence DNA encoding:
- the LOC120042356 gene encoding solute carrier family 43 member 3-like; protein product: MLGCEGGGVGLRYRLTLATGLVECLCFAGVVFGWASLVFVLKTDGYFADFCVNLTTGPNSTVETDCSGQDEQFSLVFTVTSFMNNFLTLPNGFIFDRFGTMATRLLGICLYTTGTLMVAFSSSALSMLLFPALSFIAVGGILFLITNIQVGNLFGSHRSTIITLYNGAFDSSSAVFLIIKVMYEGGVSLRSSFLILSVCSVIHLLRTFFLMPNTHIPYPLPEGFTYGVNPGKSNSYNVEEFEKTRETGMTSEGEGPAETDDMPLQSDDGQHSEDSGKVASFRSCVQSWFFLWHLVWLSVMQLRHYLFIGTLNPMLNRLADNDSALVSQYTNAFAFTQLFGVLCAPWNGLIMDRHKGKPLAPGETDKEADLRSSSLSLFLTSLQCLLFSICASSPLLPLQYLTFILQVLNRSFLYGGNAAFVSIAFPGVHFGKLYGLVMSLSAVVSLLQYPCFALVKGALGGDPFYVNIALTLLTLLAFIHPINIFYHCRKLTNQREDMAGGAAITLAEAKM